From one Solanum stenotomum isolate F172 chromosome 12, ASM1918654v1, whole genome shotgun sequence genomic stretch:
- the LOC125848180 gene encoding uncharacterized protein LOC125848180: protein MAAQVKSIFVYPIKSCRGISVSQAPITSTGFRWDRQWLVVNSKGRAYTQRVEPKLALVEVALPTEAFSEGWEPNNDSYLVIKAPGMDPLNIPLSNPSVVSDGVSVWEWSGSALDEGAEAAMWFSTHLGKPSRLVRFSEVKEMRVVDPNYAQGYNVMFSDGYPYLVLSQGSLNALNSLLKEPVPVNRFRPNVLVDGCEPFAEDLWKEIRINKLTFEGVKLCSRCKVPTINQETALAGSEPTETLLKFRSDKALRPNKKQQGKVYFGQNMVCSDALSHGKGKIVKVGDPVYVRKVVPSSAEAPA, encoded by the exons ATGGCAGCTCAAGTTAAATCAATCTTTGTATATCCCATCAAATCATGCCGTGGAATTTCTGTTTCTCAAGCACCTATCACTTCTACTG GATTTCGATGGGATCGACAATGGTTAGTGGTGAATTCCAAAGGCAGGGCCTATACTCAAAGAGTTGAACCGAAGCTTGCTCTTGTCGAAGTGGCATTGCCAACTGAGGCCTTTTCTGAAGGCTGGGAACCAAATAATGACTCTTATTTAG TTATCAAAGCTCCCGGTATGGATCCACTGAACATTCCACTAAGTAACCCATCTGTAGTGTCAGATGGTGTCTCGGTCTGGGAGTGGTCTGGTTCTGCCTTGGACGAGGGAGCTGAGGCAGCTATGTGGTTCTCCACACATCTGGGGAAACCAAGTCGGCTAGTTCGCTTTAGTGAAG TTAAGGAAATGAGAGTTGTAGATCCTAATTATGCTCAAGGATACAATGTTATGTTTTCTGATGGATATCCATACCTCGTGCTATCGCAG GGATCATTGAATGCATTAAATTCTCTTCTCAAGGAGCCTGTTCCAGTAAATCGTTTTAGACCCAA TGTCCTTGTTGATGGATGTGAACCATTTGCTGAGGATTTGTGGAAGGAGATCCGGATCAATAAGTTGACATTTGAGGGTGTCAAACTATGCTCTCGCTGTAAG GTACCTACCATAAATCAAGAAACAGCTCTAGCAGGCTCTGAGCCAACAGAAACTCTCTTGAAATTCCGATCCGATAAGGCCTTGCGTCCGAATAAGAAACAACAAGGGAAG GTATACTTTGGACAGAACATGGTTTGTTCCGACGCTCTTAGCCATGGAAAAGGAAAGATAGTCAAGGTGGGGGATCCTGTTTATGTCCGTAAGGTTGTTCCTTCTAGTGCTGAGGCTCCAGCTTGA
- the LOC125849463 gene encoding beta-glucuronosyltransferase GlcAT14C-like encodes MSMMMLKMLSSWNWRTRVRLSVFVAAALLLLVVGFLCSRFDDDQYRTLMNNIPDDHSNIDTSTTIKMIHPSKGRPGDPPILAYWIFGFRGESKRMLRLLKAVYHPRNQYLLHLLDGDGDEERMELAVSVESEQVFRAFGNVNVVGKSYAVEESGASALSAMLHASALLLRISPLWDWFFTLSSSDYPLFTQDDILFSLTSLPRDLNFVGFTNRTIDQKGQHNFNRIVVDPSLHLKQATPLYYAVETREMPTTFDIFQGSPWMVLSRGFMEHCIKGWDNFPRKLLMYYANVVSPLESYFHTVLCNSPEFRNTIVNQDLRCSAPINVSNYYDNLVNKWAIFARPFKEGDPTLDELDRDILDRQPHGMVRGKWCNNGGHNSSSCSFNSSTNWDDIDSLDPGFYGQKLQNILSNFTVGDHYMVTNHCHSNSS; translated from the exons ATGTCCATGATGATGCTTAAGATGTTAAGTTCCTGGAATTGGAGAACTCGTGTTCGGCTCTCAGTTTTCGTTGCAGCTGCTTTGCTACTTTTAGTGGTAGGATTCCTCTGTAGCAGATTTGATGATGATCAGTACAGGACGTTGATGAATAATATTCCAGATGATCACTCAAACATAGACACATCGACAACTATAAAGATGATCCATCCGTCAAAAGGACGGCCAGGTGATCCACCAATCCTGGCTTATTGGATTTTTGGTTTTAGAGGGGAAAGTAAAAGAATGTTAAGGCTGTTAAAAGCGGTGTATCACCCAAGAAACCAGTACCTATTGCACCTTCTCGATGGAGATGGAGATGAAGAGAGGATGGAATTAGCTGTTTCAGTTGAATCTGAACAAGTGTTTCGAGCATTTGGGAATGTGAACGTTGTTGGTAAAAGTTATGCTGTGGAGGAATCAGGCGCCTCTGCTCTTTCTGCTATGCTTCATGCCTCCGCCTTGCTCCTTCGAATTAGTCCCCTATGGGACTGGTTTTTCACCTTAAGCTCTTCCGACTACCCTCTTTTTACTCAAGATG ATATCTTATTTTCTCTCACTTCCTTGCCAAGGGATCTCAACTTCGTAGGCTTCACCAATAGGACTATTGATCAAAAGGG GCAACACAACTTCAATCGGATTGTTGTTGACCCCAGCCTACATTTGAAACAGGCTACTCCCCTTTACTATGCTGTAGAGACTAGAGAAATGCCAACAACTTTTGATATATTCCAAG GTTCTCCATGGATGGTATTGAGCAGAGGATTTATGGAGCATTGCATCAAAGGATGGGACAATTTCCCTAGGAAGTTACTTATGTACTACGCCAACGTAGTGTCCCCTCTAGAATCCTACTTCCACACTGTACTATGCAATTCCCCAGAATTTAGAAACACAATAGTAAACCAGGATCTCAGGTGCTCCGCGCCAATAAATGTTTCAAACTACTATGACAATCTTGTGAACAAATGGGCAATATTTGCTAGGCCATTTAAAGAAGGCGATCCTACTTTAGACGAGCTAGACAGGGATATCCTAGATCGCCAGCCCCATGGGATGGTGCGCGGGAAATGGTGCAATAATGGAGGACACAATTCTTCTTCTTGTAGTTTTAATTCCAGTACTAATTGGGATGACATTGATTCATTAGATCCTGGATTTTATGGCCAAAAACTTCAGAATATTCTGTCCAATTTTACTGTTGGAGACCATTATATGGTAACCAATCATTGTCATAGCAATTCATCTTAA
- the LOC125848654 gene encoding pentatricopeptide repeat-containing protein At3g57430, chloroplastic — translation MSAWTCTLSASPVSVPLQQPSNSFTQNSPRKLLSTSSPTSTLISKKFQQEPTSETPSAASWIDTLRSQVRLNCFKEAIFTYIQMTSEGVRPDNFVFPAVLKAGTGLQDLNLGKQIYGAVVKFGYDTTSVTVANSVIHLLGRCGGSIDDVYKVFDRITQRDQVSWNSLINALCKFEKWELALEAFRLMGLDGFEASSFTLVSIALACSNLPRTDGLRLGKQVHGYSLRIDDRRTFTNNALMSMYAKLGRVDDSRAVFELFADRDIVSWNTIISSFSQNDQFREALDSFRVMIQEEIKPDGVTISSVVPACSHLTLLDVGKEIHCYVLKNDDLIGNSFVDSSLVDMYCNCQQVESGRRVFDNALKRSIGIWNAMLAGYTQNGFFTEALMLFIEMMEFSGLSPNPTTVASVFPACVHCEAFTLKEVIHGYVIKLGFSDEKYVQNALMDLYSRMGKINISKYIFDNMESKDIVSWNTMITGFVVCGYHEDALIMLHEMQTTERHNDSENNVEFRLKPNSITLMTVLPGCASLVALAKGKEIHAYAFRNALAMDIAVGSALVDMYAKCGCLDIARRVFDSMTTKNVITWNVLIMAYGMHGKGEEALELFRMMVLERKVKPNNVTFIAIFAGCSHSGMVDQGRELFREMKNAYGIETTADHYACIVDLLGRSGHLEEAYQLVNEMPSKYNKIGAWSSLLGACRIHRNVELGEISARNLFELDPHVASHYVLLSNIYSSAGIWEKANMVRRNMKKVGVRKEPGCSWIELGDEVHKFVAGDASHPQSEQLYGYLETLSEKMKKEGYVPDTSCVLHNVNEDEKENLLCGHSEKLAIAFGILNTPPGTPIRIAKNLRVCNDCHEATKFISKIVKREIIVRDVRRFHHFRNGTCSCGDYW, via the coding sequence ATGTCCGCTTGGACATGTACACTCTCTGCTTCCCCTGTTTCTGTTCCTCTTCAACAGCCTTCCAATTCATTTACCCAAAATTCACCAAGAAAACTACTTTCAACTTCATCACCCACAAGTACACTCATTTCCAAGAAATTTCAACAAGAACCCACCTCAGAAACACCCTCTGCAGCTTCATGGATCGATACTCTTCGGTCCCAAGTACGCTTAAATTGCTTCAAAGAAGCAATCTTTACATATATACAGATGACTTCTGAAGGTGTAAGGCCTGATAATTTTGTTTTCCCTGCTGTTCTGAAAGCTGGTACTGGCCTTCAGGACTTGAATCTTGGAAAACAGATATATGGGGCTGTTGTTAAATTTGGGTATGATACGACATCAGTCACCGTGGCGAATTCTGTTATCCATTTACTTGGGAGGTGTGGTGGGAGTATTGATGATGTTTATAAAGTGTTTGATAGAATTACTCAGAGAGATCAAGTTTCTTGGAATTCTTTGATAAATGCTCTTTGTAAATTTGAGAAGTGGGAGTTAGCATTGGAGGCTTTTAGGTTGATGGGGTTAGATGGATTCGAGGCTAGTTCGTTTACGTTGGTGAGCATTGCGCTTGCTTGTAGTAATTTGCCTAGGACTGATGGGTTGAGGCTTGGCAAGCAAGTACACGGGTATAGTTTGAGAATAGATGATAGAAGAACTTTTACAAATAATGCTTTGATGTCTATGTATGCAAAACTAGGGAGGGTGGATGATTCAAGAGCTGTTTTTGAGTTGTTTGCAGATAGAGATATTGTTTCGTGGAATACTATTATAAGTTCTTTTTCACAGAATGACCAGTTTCGAGAGGCGCTGGATAGCTTTAGAGTCATGATTCAAGAAGAGATAAAGCCTGACGGAGTCACGATTTCAAGTGTTGTTCCTGCTTGTTCTCATCTGACTTTGCTGGATGTAGGGAAGGAAATTCATTGTTACGTCTTGAAGAATGATGATTTGATTGGGAACTCATTTGTTGATAGTTCATTAGTTGACATGTATTGCAATTGTCAACAGGTTGAAAGTGGGCGTCGAGTTTTTGACAATGCCTTGAAAAGGAGCATTGGGATATGGAATGCTATGCTGGCTGGCTACACACAAAATGGATTCTTTACAGAGGCATTGATGTTATTTATAGAGATGATGGAATTCTCTGGGTTGAGTCCAAACCCAACCACTGTCGCAAGTGTTTTTCCGGCTTGTGTACATTGTGAAGCATTTACCCTTAAAGAAGTCATCCATGGGTATGTTATTAAATTGGGTTTTTCAGATGAAAAATACGTTCAAAATGCATTGATGGACTTGTATTCTAGGATGGGaaagataaatatatcaaaGTATATATTTGACAACATGGAGAGTAAAGATATAGTTTCATGGAATACTATGATAACCGGTTTTGTAGTTTGCGGATACCATGAAGATGCACTTATTATGTTACATGAGATGCAAACAACAGAAAGACACAATGACTCTGAGAATAATGTAGAATTTCGGTTAAAACCTAACTCAATAACCCTCATGACTGTCCTTCCTGGTTGTGCCTCGCTGGTTGCTCTAGCAAAGGGCAAAGAGATACATGCTTATGCTTTTAGAAATGCATTGGCAATGGATATTGCCGTGGGAAGTGCATTGGTTGATATGTATGCAAAGTGTGGCTGCCTAGATATTGCTAGGAGAGTTTTTGATAGCATGACTACCAAAAATGTGATCACATGGAATGTTCTCATTATGGCTTATGGGATGCATGGGAAGGGAGAGGAAGCCTTAGAACTTTTTAGGATGATGGTGCTTGAACGGAAAGTGAAGCCCAATAATGTCACATTTATTGCAATTTTTGCTGGATGCAGTCACTCAGGCATGGTCGATCAGGGTCGGGAATTGTTCCGAGAAATGAAAAATGCTTATGGTATTGAGACAACTGCAGATCATTACGCCTGCATCGTTGATTTGCTTGGTCGATCAGGCCATTTAGAAGAAGCATATCAGCTTGTAAATGAGATGCCCTCTAAGTACAACAAAATTGGCGCCTGGAGTAGTTTACTTGGTGCCTGTAGGATACATCGCAACGTAGAACTTGGTGAAATTTCAGCAAGGAATCTCTTTGAGTTGGATCCACATGTAGCTAGTCACTATGTTTTACTCTCCAACATTTATTCCTCTGCTGGGATTTGGGAAAAGGCAAACATGGTTCGACGTAACATGAAAAAAGTTGGAGTAAGAAAAGAACCTGGATGCAGTTGGATTGAATTAGGAGATGAAGTTCACAAGTTCGTAGCTGGAGATGCATCACATCCACAAAGTGAACAGCTCTATGGCTATCTCGAGACTTTGTCAGAGAAGATGAAAAAAGAAGGTTATGTGCCAGACACTTCCTGTGTTCTTCACAATGTTAACGAGGACGAAAAGGAAAATCTACTCTGTGGACACAGTGAAAAATTAGCTATTGCTTTTGGTATCCTCAATACACCTCCTGGAACCCCCATACGGATTGCAAAGAACCTTAGGGTATGCAATGACTGCCATGAGGCAACTAAATTTATCTCGAAGATTGTGAAGAGAGAGATCATTGTTAGGGATGTGAGGAGGTTCCATCATTTCAGAAATGGAACCTGTTCATGTGGAGATTATTGGTGA